In Tripterygium wilfordii isolate XIE 37 chromosome 15, ASM1340144v1, whole genome shotgun sequence, one DNA window encodes the following:
- the LOC120015873 gene encoding cation/calcium exchanger 2-like gives MGFGVSVYEDKRCMIFLNVSFLLVACVFLIVQLSSSGSGFVVLSSSHPFNEGRQQQCSSIHGLDGYKAKCLRLKSNEPCVSQGYIDYLRIFYCNFGRFPPLGLSVFFLWLLVLFYLLGSTASEYFCSLLQNLSRLLKLSPTIAGITLLALGNGSPDVFASLASLMDSGTLDIGLNSVLGGTSFVTCAVVGIISFMVHKRRVQVNKCDLIRDVSFLLLVLASLIIILTLGRVNLLGALGFTSMYIVYVIVVCISHVPWINGGRVMELDANSSFSSDLSVPILSAMEKQDLNFVEETTLDGDNRLEARNCCFHTRTSASCRMLLYILEMPLDLPRRLTIPVVCEKKWSKPIAVTAVTLAPIFLSVLWNLKHENVAASCTSLVVYGIGFLFGITFGVLAHFYTEKSSPPEQCLFVWLVGGFLMSVVWSYITAQELVALLVSLGYIFGISPSILGLTILAWGNSLGDLVTNSTMAMNDGPEGVQVAIAGCYAGPIFNILFGLGMSLVSSSWHRYPSYILIPSETYLLETMGFLVVSLLWTLVVLPMRGMRLDGVLGGGLLAVYMISVSFRLIQSSTS, from the coding sequence atgggttttggggtttccGTATATGAAGACAAGAGGTGTATGATTTTCTTGAATGTATCATTCCTTTTGGTGGCGTGTGTGTTTTTGATTGTACAGTTGAGCTCTTCTGGTTCAGGGTTTGTTGTTCTGAGTAGTTCCCATCCCTTCAATGAAGGCCGTCAGCAACAGTGTTCCAGCATACACGGTCTTGATGGCTACAAAGCCAAGTGCCTTCGCCTAAAATCAAATGAACCATGTGTCTCTCAAGGTTATATTGATTATCTTCGCATTTTTTACTGCAATTTTGGAAGATTTCCCCCTTTAGGTCTCTCTGTCTTTTTCCTCTGGCTTCTAGTTTTGTTCTATCTATTAGGGAGCACGGCATCTGAATACTTTTGTTCTTTACTTCAAAACTTATCAAGACTATTGAAATTGTCTCCCACTATTGCTGGAATTACTCTGCTTGCTCTTGGGAATGGTTCCCCAGATGTTTTTGCCAGTCTAGCTTCTTTGATGGATAGCGGTACATTGGATATTGGGCTTAATTCTGTCTTAGGGGGTACTTCTTTTGTAACTTGTGCTGTGGTTGGAATCATAAGCTTTATGGTGCACAAAAGAAGGGTTCAAGTCAACAAGTGTGACTTGATTAGAGATGTCTCATTCCTCCTTTTAGTTCTTGCATCCTTGATTATCATCTTAACCCTCGGTCGAGTAAATCTTTTGGGTGCTCTGGGTTTTACCTCGATGTATATCGTTTATGTGATTGTCGTGTGCATCTCTCATGTCCCTTGGATAAATGGCGGAAGGGTCATGGAACTGGATGCTAATTCAAGTTTTAGTAGCGATTTAAGTGTACCAATTTTAAGTGCCATGGAGAAACAAGACCTTAATTTTGTAGAGGAGACAACTCTAGACGGTGATAATAGATTAGAAGCAAGGAATTGCTGCTTTCATACGAGAACATCAGCATCTTGTCGCATGCTTCTTTATATCCTTGAAATGCCTCTTGACTTACCAAGGAGATTGACAATTCCTGTTGTCTGTGAAAAGAAATGGTCTAAGCCAATTGCAGTTACTGCTGTTACATTGGCACCGATTTTCCTGTCAGTCCTTTGGAACCTCAAACATGAAAATGTTGCTGCCTCTTGTACAAGCCTGGTGGTTTACGGAATTGGGTTTCTGTTTGGGATAACATTTGGGGTTCTTGCTCATTTTTACACTGAGAAGTCAAGTCCACCAGAGCAGTGCTTATTCGTTTGGCTTGTTGGGGGATTCCTAATGAGTGTGGTTTGGAGTTACATTACAGCTCAGGAGTTGGTGGCCTTGTTAGTTTCACTTGGGTACATATTTGGAATCAGCCCTTCTATACTCGGCCTGACGATCCTTGCTTGGGGCAACTCACTCGGGGACTTGGTAACCAATTCGACAATGGCTATGAACGATGGACCAGAAGGGGTTCAGGTTGCTATCGCAGGCTGTTACGCTGGTCCCATCTTCAACATACTGTTTGGGTTGGGCATGTCTCTAGTCAGCTCATCCTGGCATCGGTACCCTTCATACATTTTAATCCCTAGTGAAACCTATCTGTTGGAGACTATGGGGTTTTTGGTGGTTAGCCTGCTTTGGACACTTGTGGTTTTGCCAATGAGAGGCATGAGGCTTGATGGGGTACTGGGTGGAGGGCTTTTGGCTGTATATATGATTTCTGTTTCTTTCAGGCTGATTCAAAGTTCAACCAGTTAG